A section of the Perognathus longimembris pacificus isolate PPM17 chromosome 7, ASM2315922v1, whole genome shotgun sequence genome encodes:
- the LOC125355168 gene encoding cytochrome c oxidase assembly factor 7, producing the protein MAGPVDFQDEEQVKSFLENMKVECHYQCYKEKDPDGCYRLVDYLEGIQKNFDEAAKVLKFNCEDNKHSDSCFKLGAYYMTGKGGLTQDLKAALNCFLVACEKPGKKSMEACHNVGLLAQDGQVSEDGQPDLEKARDYYTRACDGSYASSCFNLSAMFLQGAPGFPKDMSQACKYSIKACDLGHVWACANASRMYKLGDGVDKDEAKAELLKNRARQLHKEQHKRVQPLTFG; encoded by the exons ATGGCTGGCCCAGTGGACTTCCAGGACGAGGAACAGGTGAAGTCATTTCTGGAGAACATGAAGGTGGAGTGCCACTACCAGTGCTACAAAGAGAAGGACCCGGATG GTTGTTACCGGCTGGTGGACTATTTGGAAGGGATCCAGAAGAATTTTGATGAGGCAGCCAAGGTGTTGAAGTTCAACTGTGAAGATAACAAACATAGCGATAGCTGCTTCAAACTAGGTGCCTATTATATGACCGGAAAAG GTGGACTGACCCAGGACCTGAAAGCTGCCTTAAACTGCTTTCTAGTGGCATGTGAGAAACCTGGAAAGAAGTCTATGGAAGCATGTCACAATGTTGGTCTCCTGGCCCAGGATGGACAGGTCAGTGAGGATGGCCAGCCCGACCTGGAGAAGGCCAGGGACTATTACACACGAGCCTGTGATGGCAGCTATGCCTCCAGCTGCTTCAACCTCAGTGCTATGTTCCTGCAGGGTGCCCCTGGCTTTCCCAAGGACATGAGCCAGGCATGTAAATACTCAATTAAGGCCTGTGACCTGGGCCATGTGTGGGCCTGTGCCAATGCCAGCCGCATGTACAAGCTGGGAGATGGTGTTGATAAGGATGAGGCCAAGGCGGAGTTGCTAAAAAATCGAGCCCGGCAGCTGCACAAAGAACAGCATAAGCGTGTCCAGCCCTTAACATTTGGGTAG